The segment GCAGTTTGGGAATGTAATCACAGATATATAAGGACTATTTGAAGGCAGAAAGCAGATTATTAAGGAAATATGGATTAATATAGCATAAGAACCAGATCCTTCAAAgaacattttcttcatttctcaAACTCTAGATTGACGAAACTATGAAATGGGTTCTTATTTTAGTATTTAGTGTTCTGTTCATGAAGTATATTTTAAGTATAAGTAGAAAATTGTTTGTGGTTGTCCAGAAACATTAAGAATATTCCAACAGACTTGTAGCTACGTTTCGAGATAATGATCGTTATCCTTTATTTCATCTGAGAGTTTTAGAATACTATTGATTTCATGAAGAAAGGGAGTTGCTTACTTTCAAAAACGTATCATTCTCATTATTCAGcatcttcatcattttttttttacgaatgatAAAAAGGTATTCGTGCTTTTTTCAATTGAGGAACGTAAAATGATGTTTTTCTATTTACCGTTTCAGTAGcaattattaaaacaaacaacgctatactgttagaaataaaaacaagcaaatatattcatatttatcttCTGATATTTAGCCGACTTTCATTTCCGATAGTTTTGTCCATTTAAGGAACAGCATCCAAATCTGAatgacatataagaaaatatatattgacgttttaccaaaatataagaaaaaagtgaatcgCATAGAAAACTTGATCCAGGATCAATGGCATAatccttctttctgcatttcactTTCATTCGTAGGTCATGACCAATAAGTAGCTGATAGGAATTCCTTCATATTTTTAACAATCATACGATGGATTCCAAGACGAAAAAAATTGGTTTTTGTTCATCGTAGATGATACGTCTACGATGAACAAAAAACCAAATATTTTTCGTCTTGGAATCCATCATATGATTGTTAAAAATATGAAGGAATTCCTATCAGCTACTTACTGGTCATGACCTAAGAATGAAAGTGAAATGTAGAAGGATTATGACATTGATCATGGGTCAAGTTTTCTAAGCGATTTCGAAAGAGCGTCGGTTGTGATTGACTTTCCTGAAACTCCAACGAACATCAGATGCAATAAAAGGCTTGAGAACACTTCTtctgcttccttcttcttcttcttcttcttcttcttcttcttcttcttcttcttcttcttcttcttcttcttcttcttgattcaTAGTCAACTTCCTGTCACTTCAGATACGTTTCTTGTGATTCCTCTCTACTCGAATGAAGGCAGAGGGACTTTAGCTATTACTCCATGAGCTACGAGTGAATAAATATTGGAACTGGCCATGACATTGCCTACCGAATATTTTCGCAAGGCTTTTTTCTCTTGTTTCTGACTAAAAAAACCTGCTTTTGTATCCTTTTGCTGACTACGTGCAATCACAAAGGAACATTCTGCTGTCTTCATAACAAGAGAAAAGATACTGACaaataataaatagttttttctGATACTTTCAAAAATATACGATTGTTATTTTTCCAAAGACGTGTGTTTTAGTATTTTCCACAGATGGCCTGAGACGATACCCTTGATTCCATTTgtagacaaaaacaaacaaataccgGTGTTGACTAAGAAGGGAACGACAGaaacatatatacacgtacacacatatatgtatcatatatatatatatatatatatatatatatatatatatatatatatatatatacatatattcatctatatgtactgtatatatttacatatatatatatatatatatatatatatatatataaatatatatatatatatatatatatatatatatatatgtatgtatgtactatatacataaatataaatataagggCTATATATCTCTAAAAATGATTCTTGAATACAGATTCATATCACAATCCGAAATGTAAATTATACATGCAAacaatgagagagatagagagagagagaggagaagagagagagacgagagagagagatgagatgagagagagagagagagaagaagagagagagactttcccttGCGTGTTATTAAGAGACCTTATCTGCCCCGCAAACCCCAGACTTTAATGCCCGCTCTGACCTCCTCAGGGTCACTGACTCATGAATAATACTTCGTGCCATGACTCAAGAACGGATTTATGAAAAGATCCTATCAAGTCAGATTTTTATTTGGTTGtctttctttcgttattttcaaGGTTTATTTTTGGATCTGTGTTCTCTATGAATATAATAGTGATAATTGAGAAGGCTACATGTTCCCAACTccttatgatgtatatatatatatatatatatatatatatatatatatatatatatatatatatatatgtgtgtgtgtgtgtgtgtgtgtgtgtgtgtatgtatctatatattattactaatagacattactatatatatatatatatatatctatatcttataatatactatatagtatatatattttgatataatatggctaacatacaccacgcatatacatatatataatatatatatatagatacatacacacacacatatacatatattatatatatatatatatatatatatatatatatatatatatatatatatatactcgctgACCAACCCAGTGAGACCCGGGAttactctgaatgacaaccaatatcctctctctctctctctctctctctctctctctctctctcttctctctctctctccgtagcacCCCCTCTACTCTGGTTTTCACTTCCtctccttttccctctctctctgtcacctttTCCAACCCCAACCCCTTCTGGTGCCCTTGATGGCTTACCCACATAGTATTCTTTTTCCGGTTAGTATGTGGCATGTGTaccgaaaagtttttttttttttaagttactaaGTCTAAGGGTAGAGCcaactatataatagatatatatatatatatatatatatatatatatacatatatatatatatataatatatatatatgtataatatatatatagaaagagagtgagatagagagtCAACGGTAATCTTTACTTCTAATTAACTAAATTGGTAGTCTTTAcgtttatttcatttgttatatATTAACGACAGAACACGAGCGTGAGCAATTAGTGTACCGATTAGATACAAATTTGTTACGATTACCGACAGCACCTGATGTAATGGATTATTACTCGTAGTTTTTTCCAACGTTACATATAAGATTTAATGAAGACAATTATGTATCAATTTTGAGGTAAGGGATGAAAtgatataaaagattcatatctgctttttaataaataataaatacataacatcGGAAGACCTGGTGGTTGCCAGCAGCAGACAAGTCTTTCGGATCTGCGGGTTTATCTGATAAGGATATTTCGCTCGCGTCCTTTCGAGGATTTACTTGGACTCGTTGGAGCCATAGTAGAACCTCCTGGGAGCCTCACGGGACTCGTAGGATTCGAAGGAGTCGGGGAACTGAGCCTCACCGGAGTAGGTGACCTCGGCGATGTATCCGTCGTCGTCAGAAGCGCGGAAGGCCACCTTCTGCAGGCGGCCGTCGGGGAGGTGGACGAAGTAGGATCCCTGGGTGTTCTCGCCGTCCCCGGCCTCCTGGTGTCCGAAGTCGTTGCGGGAGGGAGGGTGGTTGACGGCCCAGTCGAAGTTGTAACGAGCCTCGCCGGACTCGAAGGACTCGGCGGAGCCTGAGGAGAACTGCGGGAGAGAGGAATCGGTATCTTCAGTCTGAGTCTTCGGTTCTTTGAGGTTTCAGTATATCGACGAAAATGATTTAAAAtacacggtgtccataaagtctcagtaccattacaagtatttattgctcagaatggtactgggactttatggccaccctgtatatttcattataattttaaaaaatgcaagtaAAACTCACCCTTGGGCGGGAGTATCTTTCGAAGCTTTCGAAGCTGTCGGCAGCCACGAGGGCAACTAAGCCCACCAGAGCGAAGACGACCTGAAATGCCATTTGAAACACATGATTACTATTGATATAGATCATGTGACTTACCTAGCATATATCATTTGCATATACCCAGGCACATATACATACTCTAATTACATGTATCTTACTGAGAACATCTCATTCGTTACCTTGGCAACCATGATGATCTTGTTGGGGTCTCGAGAGGAAACTGATGCTCTGTCCTGCCTCCAGAGTCGTTTATATACCACAAACTGCAAAGGTGGGTGGAGTCAGGTAATGGAATCTAAAACAAGTTTTTCCTGTTGGATTTCCAATGAGTTTCTGTCACATAGCAAGATGCAACTGTGATTCCTCCTCAGTAGATTAGGAAAGTACATCTGTTAGATATGTTAAGCTTTAGTTCTTGTATGCTTTACACCTTTGTTGCtttaagtaatattttaaaacaattttcgttaaaaataTCCCTGTGGCATTTAAATTTTAATCTTAcgttattaaaaatatcaaaatggctTATCAGTATTCTTACCTTAAAATAACTACGTATACAAGTCATAGAATTGCATTGCATGAATTTTAAGAGTTTTGTAAAAGTTGGGACaaacttcttttatttatttcttacattgttctttttttataagaAGCTCATTTGAGATTTtctcaaaattcaaaatattcttttttttttttacttgacattGTGGCGAAATTAGAGGAATATTTAAAATGAGGGCTGAAAAATTTTTTAgaaagtttataaatataaacattcctATCGTCTTAAGGATACGTTATTCAAAATCATCAGTTTAATATCTACCGcataggaaaatataataaatgtttcTTTATCGAGGGGATCACCGTATCTTACGTTAGATGCTTTTTGGGAAAataatcacacacatatacatatagactaTTTGAAGGTAGAAAACAGATTATTAAGGAAATATGGATTATTATGACACAAGAACTAGATCCTTCAAAGAACATTTTCGTCAATTCTCAAACTCTAGATAGACGAAATTATGAATTGGgttcttattttatcatttattgttCTTTTAATGTAGTAAATTTAAGTATAAGTTGGAAAATGGTTTGGTTGTCTAAGAATATTAAGAATATTGCAAAAGAATTGTAGTTGCGCTTCGAGATAATGATCGTCGTCCATTATTTCATCTGAGAGTTTTCAAATACTGATTTTATGAAGAAGATGATTTGCTTACTTTCAAAAACTTGTCATTCTcattattcatcttcttcatcttttatttttacgaATAATAAAAAGGTATTCGTGCTTTTTTTAATTGAGGAACGTAAAATGATCTTTTTCTATTTACCGTTTCAATAACAATTAACAACGCTATActgttagaaataaaaacaagcatattattcatatttattttctgatatttagCCGACTTTCATTTCCGATAGTTTTGTCCATTAAAGGAACAGCATCCAAATCTGAatgacatataagaaaatatatattgacgttttaccaaaatataagaaaaaagtgaatcaCAGGACGCGGTCCTTATCATCTACGatgaataaaaacacaaatatttttcatcttcGAATCCATCCTACGATTGttagaaatatgaaggaattcGTATCAGCTACTCATTGGTCATGACCTAAGAATGAAAGTGAAATGCAGAAGGATTATGCCATTGATCATGGGTCAAGTTTTCTAAGCGATTTCGAAAGACGGTCAACTGTGATTTACTCTCCTGAAACTCCAACGAACATCAGATGCAATAAAAGGCTTGAgaacacttcttcttcttcttcttcttcttcttcttcttcttcttcttcttcttcttcttcttcttcttcttcttcttcttcttcttcttcttctctagatccTCAGTCAACTTCACTTCACCTCAGATACGTTTCTTGTGATTTCTCTCTATTCGAATGAAAGCAGAAGGACTTTTGCTATTACTCAATAAGCTACGAGTGGTTAGATACTGGATCTGACCATGACATTGCCTACCGAATAGTTTTGCAACgctattttctcttatttctgaccgaaaaagtgtttttgtatcCTTTTTCTGTCTAAGTACAATCTCAAATAAACATTCTGCTGTCTTCATAACGATATAAAAGATAGTGACAAATATTAATTAAGTTTTTCTGATACCTTCAAAaatatgtgatttttatttttccaaagacgtttgttttggtattttcaaccaaacacacacacacacacacacacacaacacacatatatatatatatatatatatatatatatatatatatatatatataatatatatatatatatatatatatataaaggttttttgccacgaaggaaaaaatgaaaaagcgagatagccgagtactttcggtcctgttcagaccctttactaaggcaaactgattttacagaggaaaacatagtcaaaagatgGCTTAATagccaaactgacactacaagattagcaataagggcgatttcactcaaacagaaacaaggaaacgcctgagggtagccacaccttggaggatacacgcagtaaacaagttattcttccagaaaacagtacattttgaaaaaacaaggaagcatatacaatttaatatcatgaattaagttatgtatttgtgattgcagatttatttttaatggagaatattaccaacaaatatttggtatggccatgggtaaccctttatcacctctccttttaaacttatatatagaattttttgagagacaacacctcccgaatatcacacttgtccccctaaaatggtaccgatatgtcaatgatatcttagtagtcttacctgttggtatcgatgtaaatgatttactgtctaaattgaataatttagtgccatccataaaattcactgttgaaatcgaaaataacaatgtcatccctttcctagatgtattaatacataaagaatctttccaatgcaaatttagtatttatagaaaacccacaaataatttaacatatgtacatttttattctggccaccatcttaatattaaaattacaatttttttttttctgttactttgcgCTTTGTGTaccacgagtccacaatatctggaccaagaaatagaatacataaaaaagataggaaacgatctctgctacccacctcatttaattgatttatattatcaaaaagctcccaaaaagttttatagtgttgctattaatgaaaaagaaatgcctaaaaatgtacttagcttaccttactttcgtggatttgaaaccataaaatcaatatttaaattgtttaatgttaatgtagtgttctcttataacaataccattaaagatattctaattaagaatagtcccgtaacaaataacaacatcatttacaaaatt is part of the Macrobrachium nipponense isolate FS-2020 chromosome 15, ASM1510439v2, whole genome shotgun sequence genome and harbors:
- the LOC135226823 gene encoding pro-resilin-like, with amino-acid sequence MVAKVVFALVGLVALVAADSFESFERYSRPRFSSGSAESFESGEARYNFDWAVNHPPSRNDFGHQEAGDGENTQGSYFVHLPDGRLQKVAFRASDDDGYIAEVTYSGEAQFPDSFESYESREAPRRFYYGSNESK